Within the Medicago truncatula cultivar Jemalong A17 chromosome 4, MtrunA17r5.0-ANR, whole genome shotgun sequence genome, the region ATTCTCAAACTACAACATAGTGTTATTACTAGTGATACATtgtatgaattaattaattatctatATTATATCAAGACAAAGACATAGCTCCCATTCATGATCCTtgcttaataatatttttggtgTCTATAAGCAACTCTCTGGTTGAACTGAACCCAAGGCAGCTCCACCAGCATGGTTACATGATGCTTCAGCTACTTGATTTTTGTAAGTGAGCTTTACATCCTTCATCTTTATTCCACTGCATGGATACTTTGAACTACAGTCAAATTTCACAGCTACTTGTGTTGCAGATGTTCCATGAATGTTTTGGTATGTTACACCACTCACTTTAATTCCAGAGGCCTGAATTTAataatttcaacaacaaaaatacatataatCAGCTCAATTTCGTGCTAAAAATTATACTATTTCTgtctcaaatataagcaaaaaaagtaaaaaaaataaaattgatggaaccggttaaaatttgaatcagatacatcaactttgtTTGACTAGGATGAGGTGCAATAAGATGTTATGAAACCAATTACCTGACCGGGGCAGCCTTTGTTGTTTGGGCAATAATTCTGGTCAATTACAATTGGGTTTTGGACATTAACCATGATTGCATCTTGGAAAAAGATGTTCCTCACAAATCCATTGCTAGGTCTACCCCAAGATTTTATTCTAACACCATTTTGAGTTCCTGTGAATGTAACTGTTTTAACTGTCACATTTTGTACTCCTGGTTCATTCAATTTCCATCCTAAACTTCCAATACTGCAACAAATATCCAACATGCaatgtttaaataaattaatacttTGATAAAacgacaattaaaaagaaaagaaaatagtaataaaaaaagaacCTTATTCCATGTCCCGGTCCACATGCAATGTTTTCAATCCACAAATTACTTGTACCAGGGCCAATTGAGATACAATCATCGCCGGTTCGAATTTTGGAGTTGACGATGGTGACATGGGAGGACATTTGGACGTGGATGCCGTCGGTGTTTGGGCTGTTTCCGGCTGCCATGATATTGACACCTTGCATTTTTACATTTTCGCATCCATTGAACACTATGTGGAACATTTGACTATTCATTGATGTCAAACCACTAATCATAATGTTTTTTGAGTTACTAAATTCCAACGTCTGAAAACCAccgcacacaaaaaaaaaaaaaaaaagttaaccaCCGTCAACGccttttttcttctataaaataatatcatcaaataattactattttttttacaaaacaaaatgcAACTTTGTTGTGTTAGTAAAATTGACTTCTTTTACACCAATAATTCCAACATAACGTGATTATAATTTATTGATGATTTTACAAGCTATTGCATTATCCTACACTCACGTATATCATTCTATTCCACATATTTTgtatgtaacattttttttggattggTTTGTGTGATATGTGCAATATGATTTATAAACAAACCAGAAAGAATCATATGATATAACCAATTATTgacatattatttttatgtattatttactAACTCCCATGCTTCAACTTTTATATACCGCAACTAGACCAAGAAGTTGTATATTAAGTATTAACCATTCCATTATATCATTGCCTACTCCCACTAAATACATAAACTCAAAAATGTAACTGATCACCTGAGTTAACTTAACTCCAACTTGTTCAAATTAAAGATTAATAAAACcagacaaataaataagatggAAAATAATAATCATCTACAATGCCAATGTATGAGACAAGACATTACCGTGGCTCCAATTGGACAATTACTTTTGTCCGAATTTTTACAATCCCACAAAGCAGTACCTTGTCCATCAAGCAAACCGCCGCGGATCGAAACCCCGTCGACATGCTGAAACTTCAACCAATTACCATTTTTACCGGTTACACGGTAATTAGATGAAGCCACCAAAGTGCCATCAATGGTTATGGAAATAGCTTTATTGATACATTTTCCACTAAATGTTGCAGTTCCAAGTAAGAATTTCCCTTGTGGCACGTAAATTGATGCCGGATACGGCGAGGAACATGCCTTAGCCCATACATTTCCAAATGCCTTTGTGGAATCAGTTTTACCATCTGGTTTGGCTCCATAGTTTATTACATTGTATGTCGACGACGACGACGCCGCTTTTGCGGTTGAGGAATTTAAGTAACAAGATAATGTGATTATGATTAAGACAAAAGGAAGAAGATTGTTTAGTTTACACATTCTGGTGAAATATTGTAATGAAGAATTTGGAAGAGTTGTATAAATAATGTGTTAGAGGAAATTAAGaagttgaaagattatggagtgGTAGAAGTGGTGAAGAAGGTAGTGGGGTGGGAGTTGTAACGGTTGTGAGGGTATTTATAGCTTaagaatttggattttttttggctaaTTACGTATTACACAGTTTATGTTAGTTTCTTCATGTATTTTCTCAATTAGAATTTAGAACAAGAAATTGAATTAGTTACACAAAATGATTgaattttagaacaaaaaatgtttgaaaGTTGAGGAAAAGTCGCGCCGAAATTTTGGAGTTAGATATGA harbors:
- the LOC11440395 gene encoding polygalacturonase, producing the protein MCKLNNLLPFVLIIITLSCYLNSSTAKAASSSSTYNVINYGAKPDGKTDSTKAFGNVWAKACSSPYPASIYVPQGKFLLGTATFSGKCINKAISITIDGTLVASSNYRVTGKNGNWLKFQHVDGVSIRGGLLDGQGTALWDCKNSDKSNCPIGATTLEFSNSKNIMISGLTSMNSQMFHIVFNGCENVKMQGVNIMAAGNSPNTDGIHVQMSSHVTIVNSKIRTGDDCISIGPGTSNLWIENIACGPGHGISIGSLGWKLNEPGVQNVTVKTVTFTGTQNGVRIKSWGRPSNGFVRNIFFQDAIMVNVQNPIVIDQNYCPNNKGCPGQASGIKVSGVTYQNIHGTSATQVAVKFDCSSKYPCSGIKMKDVKLTYKNQVAEASCNHAGGAALGSVQPESCL